A stretch of Amblyraja radiata isolate CabotCenter1 chromosome 6, sAmbRad1.1.pri, whole genome shotgun sequence DNA encodes these proteins:
- the slitrk6 gene encoding SLIT and NTRK-like protein 6 codes for MLTWPLRLSVVLVIITSHIADPSNASDKEVCERLCSCEERDGLLHINCQNKDITEISQIKPPQTYSYNLNLQDNFVSVIYRNDFISFRNALSLHLGKNDLQTLEAGTFTGLSSLKRLHINGNFLEVLHEGTFRGLDNLEFLQADNNFIQIIEPGAFSKLHRLKVLILNDNAIPFLPTNIFRFVPLTHLDLRGNHLNSLQYVGFLEHIGRIMELQLEDNQWKCDCDLLPLRSWLENMPPQSNIGDVVCMQPFRLKGKILTKIPIVEICATGSGTGFEEPINSIHLVVTPAGDTIHINIQNANKSGINEPKKDPYFLQPDGQDNGKIVTTRPVNYPKSPCVATCHCSTQPNVGQIMKCQERNIKSLSDLVPSPPNPIKLYLTDNVIQSVRKSDLLGYGSLDLLHFGNNRITTIEDGAFANLTKLHKMYLNGNSIVRLRKEMFIGLNCLQYLYLEHNIIKEVLPGTFSALPQLKVLYLNNNLLHSLPPHIFAGVPLLRLNLKSNHLMHLPVSNVIDQLEFLVQIDLEDNPWDCTCDLVSLKQWMERLPKNVTVSEIMCESPEKFAKKDLKMLSNELICPGLTSILGPPTEASNIDSTTAASGTDSSFLGSIMGTVPLSVLILSLLVVFILIVFSAAGMVVLVLHRRRRSKKKHKMTPIQNCSPLQVQYSVYGHKRTHHTEERPDGNIYEHHTIDAIGPVCRSRSYNMRDMEFDNESKDGNEAKMIYRSHIMRENDPLFTSPNIKFNAIEQAPEFMTIHDPTSMYRNILEKERELQQIGITEYLKKNISPLQSDLNVCYPSRHEELKLMEAIIYSRPKKVVVEETKNEYFELKAKLQTEPDYLEVLEQQTALNQP; via the coding sequence atgTTGACCTGGCCTCTTCGACTAAGTGTGGTTTTAGTTATAATCACTTCGCACATAGCAGATCCTTCTAATGCTTCAGATAAGGAAGTGTGTGAACGGCTGTGCTCCTGTGAAGAAAGAGATGGTTTGCTGCACATAAATTGTCAAAACAAAGACATCACTGAAATATCTCAAATAAAACCGCCACAGACATATAGCTACAATCTTAACCTACAAGATAACTTTGTGAGTGTAATATATCGCAATGACTTCATCAGCTTCAGAAATGCTTTGTCACTTCATCTCGGCAAGAATGATTTGCAAACCTTGGAGGCTGGGACTTTCACTGGCCTTAGTTCTTTGAAACGCTTGCATATAAACGGTAACTTTTTGGAAGTTCTGCATGAGGGCACGTTTAGAGGATTGGACAATTTGGAATTCCTTCAAGCAGATAATAATTTCATCCAGATTATTGAGCCTGGTGCTTTCAGTAAACTTCACCGGCTGAAAGTGCTCATCCTGAATGATAATGCGATCCCCTTTCTCCCCACCAACATCTTTCGTTTTGTACCCCTGACACACCTGGATCTTCGTGGAAATCACTTAAATTCGCTTCAGTATGTCGGCTTTTTGGAGCATATTGGCAGAATAATGGAGCTACAGCTGGAGGACAACCAATGGAAGTGTGATTGTGATTTATTACCACTCAGATCCTGGCTGGAAAACATGCCACCCCAGTCTAATATCGGGGATGTTGTTTGTATGCAACCATTTCGACTGAAGGgtaaaattttaactaaaatccCAATTGTGGAGATTTGTGCTACCGGTTCTGGGACTGGCTTTGAAGAACCAATAAATTCAATTCATTTGGTAGTGACTCCAGCTGGTGACACCATTCATATCAACATCCAGAATGCCAATAAgtcgggtattaatgaacctaaaaAGGATCCATACTTTCTACAACCTGATGGACAGGACAATGGTAAAATTGTTACAACAAGGCCTGTGAACTATCCAAAATCGCCCTGCGTAGCAACTTGTCATTGCAGCACACAACCAAATGTTGGGCAGATAATGAAATGTCAAGAAAGAAACATTAAAAGTTTGTCAGACCTTGTGCCCAGTCCACCAAATCCAATAAAGCTTTATTTGACAGAtaatgttatccagtcagtgagAAAATCTGATCTACTGGGTTATGGTAGCCTAGACTTACTTCATTTTGGGAATAATCGAATAACAACAATTGAAGATGGTGCTTTTGCAAACCTCACCAAGCTTCACAAGATGTATTTGAATGGTAACAGTATTGTAAGATTAAGAAAAGAAATGTTCATTGGTCTCAATTGCCTTCAGTACTTGTATCTGGAGCACAATATAATCAAAGAGGTACTACCAGGAACATTTAGTGCCCTACCACAGCTCAAGGTCTTGTATTTGAACAACAATCTTCTTCATAGCTTGCCTCCACATATATTTGCTGGTGTTCCACTTCTACGCTTAAACCTTAAAAGTAACCATTTAATGCATCTTCCTGTGAGCAATGTAATAGACCAACTTGAGTTTCTGGTTCAGATTGATTTAGAAGATAATCCTTGGGATTGTACTTGTGATTTGGTAAGCTTGAAACAATGGATGGAAAGACTCCCTAAAAATGTTACTGTCAGTGAGATTATGTGCGAGTCCCCTGAAAAGTTTGCGAAGAAAGATTTGAAAATGTTAAGCAATGAATTGATATGCCCTGGATTAACAAGCATCCTGGGCCCACCAACAGAGGCGAGTAATATTGATTCAACCACGGCAGCTTCTGGTACTGACTCCAGCTTCCTGGGTTCCATCATGGGCACAGTCCCACTTTCTGTTTTGATCCTTAGCTTGTTAGTGGTATTCATACTAATTGTGTTCAGTGCAGCTGGGATGGTGGTCCTTGTGCTTCACCGTCGGAGAAGATCAAAGAAAAAACATAAAATGACTCCCATACAGAATTGCAGTCCTTTGCAGGTCCAATACAGTGTGTATGGACACAAGAGAACCCATCATACTGAAGAAAGACCAGATGGAAATATATATGAGCATCACACAATCGATGCAATTGGTCCAGTGTGCAGAAGCCGTTCTTATAATATGAGGGATATGGAGTTTGATAATGAGAGCAAAGATGGGAATGAGGCAAAAATGATCTACAGGAGTCACATAATGAGAGAAAATGACCCTCTGTTCACAAGTCCCAACATTAAATTCAACGCTATAGAGCAGGCCCCAGAGTTTATGACCATCCATGATCCTACTTCAATGTACAGAAATATTCTTGAAAAGGAAAGGGAACTCCAGCAAATTGGAATCACGGAATATCTGAagaaaaatatctctcctttacAATCAGATCTAAATGTTTGCTACCCTTCCAGGCATGAAGAGCTGAAACTGATGGAAGCAATCATATATTCAAGACCTAAAAAAGTTGTGGTTGAAGAGACTAAAAATGAATATTTTGAGCTGAAAGCAAAATTACAAACTGAGCCTGACTACTTAGAGGTTTTGGAACAGCAGACAGCATTGAACCAACCATAA